In Arachis hypogaea cultivar Tifrunner chromosome 17, arahy.Tifrunner.gnm2.J5K5, whole genome shotgun sequence, a single window of DNA contains:
- the LOC112762548 gene encoding receptor-like protein 6, translated as MMRCFTLTLLLLLLVDTPSSTCSSVLPLCNRHDNSNLLQFKNSFAIKPSSYNDWACSSSYSNSNKTASWNNGTDCCEWDGVTCDTTSGHVIGLDLSCSMLQGEFHPNSTLFHLTHLQQLNLAFNHFSDSPIYPGIGNLVSLTHLNLSTSALGGDIPSTISHLSKLLSLDFSYNDELTLDESTWSKLIGNTTNLNELLLDYVDMSSLRETSLSLLMNFSSSLLSLTLSDTGLHGKFPTGVLGFPNLEELSLLLNEELKGELPKSNWSTPLTILDLSYTVFSGEIPDSIGHLKSLNQLRLQFCRFDGLIPVSLWNLTQLTDLDLSGNRLHGEIPSLLSNLKHLTYLALSDNTFSGHIPDVFDNFTKLDTLLLSFNSLGGQVPPSLFRLTQLSVLDLSYNSLEGPIPGKDTKLSKIKYLFLGNNLLNGTIPNWCYSSPSLTNLDLGHNNLVGLIGEFSTYSLNSLVLSNNKFQGSFPNSIFKLKNLNTLDLSSVNLSGHVDFRQLSKLKSLLSLDLSHNNFLSINLDDNVDYFLPNLTRFRLSSCKITKFPRFLGSIQDLKVLDLSDNQIEGVIPKWFNDKLLYKWKNMEFIDLSFNRLQGNIPIPSYGTYYFSVSKNNFTGGISSTICNASSLNMLILSHNNLNGKIPQCLGTIPLLQVLDLQINNFYGSIPGNFSKKNAFETIKLNGNQLEGPIPQSLAHCTNLEVLDLSDNNIQDVFPSRLEALQELQVLSLRNNKFYGTITCLSMKHPFPKLRIFDVSNNKFSGPLPMQYFQEFQGMMARNDNTQTGGLEYMSTVANTTSVPYNDSVVIIMKGEMIEMSRILTIFTTIDLSNNLFEGKIPQILGELNSLKGLNLSHNKISGIIPQTLGNLTSLEWLDLSRNQLKGEIPMALINLNFLSVLNLSKNQLEGMIPTGKQFNTFQNDSYKNNPMLCGFPLSKSCGNDEEQPPSVFPEATESLFGWKSVTVGYGCGVVFGMFLGKLFIKTAKPLWLARLLCRYT; from the coding sequence ATGATGAGGTGTTTTACTCTcacgttgcttcttcttcttcttgttgatacTCCATCTTCCACTTGTTCATCGGTGTTGCCACTATGCAACCGCCATGACAACTCAAACCTACTCCAATTCAAGAACTCATTTGCCATCAAACCTTCATCGTACAATGATTGGGCGTGCTCCTCTTCTTATTCCAACAGCAACAAGACAGCGTCGTGGAACAATGGTACGGATTGTTGCGAGTGGGATGGTGTCACGTGCGACACCACATCAGGTCACGTGATTGGGCTTGACCTGAGTTGCAGCATGCTTCAAGGTGAGTTTCATCCGAACAGCACACTCTTCCATCTGACGCATCTTCAACAACTCAACCTTGCCTTCAATCACTTCTCCGACTCTCCAATATATCCCGGAATCGGTAATCTTGTGAGTCTCACCCATCTCAATCTATCCACTTCAGCATTGGGTGGTGATATTCCGTCCACAATCTCACACTTGTCTAAATTACTCTCGCTTGATTTCTCGTATAATGATGAACTGACACTTGATGAATCCACATGGAGCAAACTCATTGGTAACACCACTAACTTGAATGAGCTACTTCTAGATTACGTAGACATGTCTTCCCTTAGAGAAACTTCATTGTCTTTGCTCATGAATTTCTCATCCTCTTTGCTGTCCTTGACACTTTCTGACACTGGATTGCATGGAAAATTTCCAACTGGCGTACTTGGTTTTCCTAATCTTGAAGAACTAAGTTTGTTACTGAATGAAGAGCTGAAAGGTGAACTTCCAAAGTCCAATTGGAGCACTCCTCTAACCATCTTGGATCTCTCTTACACAGTATTCTCAGGAGAAATACCTGATTCCATAGGCCACCTGAAGTCTCTTAACCAACTACGGCTACAGTTTTGCCGATTTGATGGATTAATTCCTGTGTCTTTGTGGAACCTCACTCAACTAACAGACTTGGACCTTTCAGGAAATAGACTTCATGGTGAGATTCCATCTTTGCTTTCAAACCTCAAACATCTCACCTACTTAGCTCTTAGTGATAATACGTTCAGTGGTCACATCCCAGATGTGTTCGACAACTTCACTAAATTAGATACCTTGCTACTTTCTTTTAACAGTCTAGGAGGTCAAGTACCGCCATCATTGTTTCGTCTAACCCAACTTTCTGTTTTAGATTTGTCATATAATAGCTTAGAAGGCCCAATCCCAGGTAAAGATACTAAACTCTCAAAAATAAAGTACCTATTTTTgggtaataatttattaaatgggACAATTCCAAATTGGTGTTATTCTTCGCCTTCATTGACAAATCTAGATCTTGGGCACAACAACCTCGTAGGACTGATAGGGGAATTCTCGACTTATTCTCTGAATTCGTTGGTTCTCTCTAATAACAAATTTCAAGGTAGTTTTccaaattcaatatttaaattgaaaaatcttAACACTTTGGATTTATCTTCAGTTAATTTGAGTGGTCATGTAGATTTTCGCCAACTTTCAAAGCTCAAATCTTTACTTTCTCTTGATCTATCTCACAATAATTTTCTCTCTATTAACCTTGACGACAATGTTGACTATTTTTTACCTAACCTTACTAGGTTTCGTTTATCCTCGTGTAAGATTACAAAATTTCCTAGATTCCTAGGAAGCATTCAAGATCTAAAAGTACTAGACCTTTCTGATAACCAAATTGAAGGGGTGATTCCCAAATGGTTTAATGATAAGCTCTTGTACAAATGGAAGAACATGGAGTTCATTGACCTCAGTTTCAACAGGCTGCAAGGAAATATTCCAATTCCATCATATGGCACTTATTATTTCTCTGTTTCAAAGAACAACTTTACAGGAGGCATTTCTTCAACAATATGCAATGCAAGCTCCCTCAATATGCTAATCCTGTCTCACAACAATTTGAATGGCAAGATTCCGCAATGTTTAGGAACCATTCCTTTGCTCCAGGTTTTGGATTTGCAAATCAACAACTTTTATGGAAGCATACCTGGAAACTTCTCCAAGAAGAATGCTTTTGAGACTATAAAGTTGAATGGCAACCAATTAGAGGGACCAATACCACAATCGTTGGCTCATTGCACAAATCTGGAAGTTCTAGACCTGAGTGACAATAACATACAAGATGTATTTCCCAGTAGGCTAGAAGCTCTTCAGGAATTACAGGTACTCAGTTTACGAAATAACAAATTTTATGGTACCATTACTTGTTTGAGTATGAAGCACCCATTTCCAAAGTTGAGAATTTTTGATGTGTCTAATAACAAGTTTAGTGGCCCTTTGCCAATGCAATACTTTCAAGAGTTTCAAGGAATGATGGCTCGGAATGATAATACTCAAACTGGTGGTTTGGAGTATATGAGCACTGTTGCTAATACGACCAGTGTACCATATAATGACTCTGTTGTGATCATTATGAAAGGTGAAATGATAGAAATGTCAAGGATATTAACTATCTTCACAACCATAGACTTGTCAAATAACTTATTTGAAGGAAAAATCCCACAAATTCttggagaattgaattctctcaaAGGGCTTAACCTTTCACACAACAAAATCAGTGGTATCATTCCACAAACTTTGGGAAATTTGACAAGTTTGGAATGGTTAGACCTCTCACGGAACCAATTGAAAGGTGAGATTCCTATGGCTTTGATAAATTTGAATTTTCTATCTGTCTTGAACCTTTCTAAAAATCAATTGGAGGGAATGATACCAACGGGAAAACAGTTCAATACATTCCAAAATGATTCCTACAAAAATAATCCAATGCTTTGTGGATTCCCTTTGTCAAAGTCATGCGGCAATGATGAAGAACAACCACCTTCAGTGTTTCCTGAGGCAACAGAATCATTATTTGGGTGGAAGTCAGTTACAGTGGGATATGGATGCGGAGTGGTATTTGGAATGTTCCTTGGAAAGTTGTTCATCAAGACTGCGAAACCCTTGTGGCTTGCCAGACTTCTTTGTCGCTATACTTAA
- the LOC112766873 gene encoding receptor-like protein 6 — protein sequence MRCFTLSLLLLLLLHTSSSTCSSVLPLCNHHDNSNLLQFKNSFAIKPSSYNHWACSSSYSNKTASWNNGTDCCEWDGVTCDTTSGHVIGLDLSCSMLEGQFHPNSTLFHLTHLQQLNLAFNYFSNSPIYSGIGNLVSLTHLNLSSSSFGSYIPSTISHLSKLLSLHLSYNDDLALDESTWNKLIGNTTNLEELVLDGVDMSSIRDASLSLLMNLSSSLLILSLDETRLHGKFPTRILGLTNLEELSLIGNEELKGELPKSNWSTPLRILDLSWTAFSEEIPDSISHLKSLNQLRLESCQFDGLVPLSLWNLTQLTELGLAENTLHGEIPSLLSNLKHLTVLDLSANNFNGHIPDVFHNLTKLESLSLDSNSLGGQLPPSLFRLSQLYGLQLSYNSLEGPIPSKDTKLSKIKSLFLDNNLLNGTIPNWCYSSPSLINLNLGHNNLVGQIGEFSTYSMIYLAFSSNKLQGTFPNSIFKFENLTGLYLSSVNLSGHVDFHQLSKLKSLHFLDLSHNNFLSINLDDNVDYFLPNLTMFRLSSCKITKFPRFLGSIQDLHELDLSDNQIDGVIPKWFNDNLLYKWKRADFIDLSFNKLQGDLPIPPNGTYYFSVSNNNFTGGISSTICNASSLNVLILSHNNLTGNIPQCLGSFPSLLVLDLQINNFYGSIPGNFSKNNDFETIKLNGNQFEGPIPQSLAHCTKLQVLDLGDNNIEDVFPSRLEALQELQVLSLRNNKFYGTITCLSKKHPFPKLRIFDVSNNKFSGPLPMHYFQEFQGMMTRNDNTQTGGLEYMGTNASTTIVPYNDSVVIIMKGQMIEISRILTIFTTIDLSNNLFEGKIPQILGELNSLKGLNLSHNKISGIIPQTLCNLTNLEWLDLSWNQLKGEIPKALTNLNFLSVLNLSKNQLEGMIPTGEQFNTFQNDSYKDNPMLCGFPLSKSCGNDEEQPPSVFTEAKESLFGWKSVAVGYGCGVVFGMFLGKLFIKTAKPLWLARLICGYT from the coding sequence ATGAGGTGTTTTACTCTCtcgttgcttcttcttcttcttcttcatacttCATCTTCCACTTGTTCATCGGTGTTGCCACTATGCAACCACCATGACAACTCAAACCTGCTCCAATTCAAGAACTCATTTGCCATCAAACCTTCATCGTACAATCATTGGGCGTGCTCCTCTTCTTATTCCAACAAGACAGCGTCGTGGAACAATGGTACGGATTGTTGCGAGTGGGACGGTGTCACGTGCGACACCACATCAGGTCACGTGATTGGGCTTGACCTGAGTTGCAGCATGCTTGAAGGCCAGTTTCATCCCAACAGCACACTCTTCCATCTCACGCATCTTCAACAACTCAACCTTGCCTTCAATTACTTCTCCAACTCTCCAATATATTCTGGAATTGGTAATCTTGTGAGTCTCACCCATCTCAATCTATCATCCTCATCATTTGGCAGTTATATTCCGTCCACAATCTCACACTTGTCTAAATTACTCTCACTTCATCTCTCGTATAATGATGACCTGGCACTTGATGAATCCACATGGAACAAACTCATTGGTAACACCACTAACTTGGAAGAGCTGGTTCTAGATGGCGTAGACATGTCTTCTATCAGAGATGCATCATTGTCTTTGCTAATGAATTTGTCATCCTCTTTGTTGATCCTGAGTCTTGATGAGACTAGATTGCATGGAAAATTTCCAACTCGTATACTTGGTTTAACTAATCTTGAAGAACTAAGTTTGATTGGCAATGAAGAGCTGAAAGGTGAACTTCCAAAGTCCAATTGGAGCACTCCTCTAAGGATCTTGGACCTCTCTTGGACAGCTTTCTCGGAAGAAATACCTGATTCCATTTCCCATTTGAAGTCTCTTAACCAACTAAGGCTAGAGTCTTGCCAATTTGATGGATTGGTACCTCTTTCTTTGTGGAACCTCACTCAACTAACTGAGTTGGGCCTTGCAGAAAACACACTTCATGGTGAAATCCCATCTTTGCTTTCAAACCTCAAACATCTCACCGTCTTAGATCTTAGTGCTAATAATTTCAATGGTCATATCCCAGATGTGTTCCACAACCTCACCAAATTAGAATCTTTGTCACTTGATTCTAACAGTCTAGGAGGCCAACTACCACCGTCACTTTTTCGTCTATCCCAACTTTATGGTTTACAATTGTCATATAATAGCTTAGAAGGCCCAATTCCAAGTAAAGATACAAAACTCTCAAAAATAAAGTCCCTATTTttggataataatttattaaatgggACCATTCCAAATTGGTGCTATTCTTCGCCTTCATTGATAAATCTAAATCTTGGGCACAACAACCTCGTAGGACAGATAGGAGAATTCTCGACTTATTCTATGATTTATTTGGCATTCTCTAGTAATAAACTCCAAGGTACTTTTccaaattcaatatttaaatttgaaaatctcACCGGTTTGTATTTATCTTCAGTTAATTTGAGTGGTCATGTAGATTTTCACCAACTTTCAAAGCTCaaatctttacattttcttgatCTATCTCACAATAATTTTCTCTCTATTAACCTTGACGACAATGTTGACTATTTTTTACCTAACCTTACTATGTTTCGTTTATCCTCGTGTAAGATTACAAAATTTCCTAGATTCCTAGGAAGCATTCAAGATCTGCATGAACTAGACCTTTCTGATAACCAAATTGATGGGGTGATTCCCAAATGGTTTAATGACAATCTCTTGTACAAATGGAAGAGAGCGGACTTTATTGACCTCAGTTTCAACAAGCTGCAGGGAGATCTTCCAATTCCACCAAATGGCACCTATTACTTTTCAGTTTCAAACAACAACTTCACAGGAGGCATTTCTTCAACAATATGCAATGCAAGCTCCCTCAATGTGCTAATCCTGTCTCACAACAATTTGACTGGCAATATTCCACAATGTTTGGGATCCTTTCCTTCGCTCCTGGTTTTGGATTTGCAAATCAACAACTTTTATGGAAGCATTCCTGGAAACTTCTCCAAGAATAATGATTTTGAGACTATAAAGTTGAATGGCAACCAATTCGAGGGACCAATACCACAATCGTTGGCTCATTGCACAAAACTGCAAGTTCTAGACCTTGGTGACAATAACATAGAAGATGTATTTCCCAGTAGGCTAGAAGCTCTTCAGGAACTACAGGTACTCAGTTTACGAAATAACAAATTTTATGGTACCATCACTTGTTTGAGTAAGAAGCACCCATTTCCAAAGTTGAGAATTTTTGATGTGTCTAATAACAAGTTTAGTGGCCCTTTGCCAATGCATTACTTTCAAGAGTTTCAAGGAATGATGACTCGGAATGATAATACTCAAACTGGCGGTTTGGAGTATATGGGTACCAATGCTAGTACGACCATTGTACCATATAATGACTCTGTTGTGATCATTATGAAAGGTCAAATGATAGAAATATCAAGGATATTAACTATTTTCACAACCATAGACTTGTCAAATAACTTGTTTGAAGGAAAAATCCCACAAATTCttggagaattgaattctctcaaAGGGCTTAATCTTTCACACAACAAAATTAGTGGTATCATTCCACAAACTTTATGTAATTTGACGAATTTGGAATGGTTAGACCTCTCATGGAACCAATTGAAAGGTGAGATTCCTAAGGCTTTGACAAATTTGAATTTTCTATCTGTCTTGAACCTTTCTAAAAATCAATTGGAGGGAATGATACCAACAGGAGAACAGTTCAATACATTCCAAAATGATTCCTACAAAGATAATCCAATGCTTTGTGGATTCCCTTTGTCAAAGTCATGCGGCAATGATGAAGAACAACCACCTTCAGTGTTTACTGAGGCAAAAGAATCATTATTTGGGTGGAAGTCAGTTGCAGTGGGATATGGATGCGGAGTGGTATTTGGAATGTTCCTTGGAAAGTTGTTCATCAAGACTGCTAAACCCTTGTGGCTTGCCAGACTTATTTGTGGCTATACTTAA
- the LOC112766761 gene encoding receptor-like protein 7, with product MRHTLIHKYSFLNIMMRCYILLLLLLLLHNPSSSCSSVLPLCNHHDNSNLLQFKNSFSINTSLYKGWPGLSSCYNKIASWKNGTDCCEWDGVTCDTTSGHVIGLDLSCSMLQGEFRPNSTLFQLTHLQQLNLAANDFSDSPIHPGIGDLVSLTHLNLSCSSFGNHIPSTISRLSKLLSLDLASCNDELRLDESTWSKLIGNTTNLEELILDGVDMSSIRKIPDSIGHLNSLNQLRLRNCQIDGLIPVSFWNLTQLTHLELLGNRLHGEIPSLLSNLKHLTYLDLSSNSFSGHIPDVFANLTKLEILLLGLNSLGGQLPPSLFRLSQLNVLDLSSNSLEGPIPSKDTKLSKLTSLILYNNSLNGTIPNWCYSLPSLTFLDLGHNHLVGPIGEFSTYSMNYLVLSNNKLQGSFPNSIFNFKNLTTLDLSSANLSGHIDFHQFSKLKSLDFLDLSHNAFLSINLDDNVDYFLPNLTVVGLSSCKITKFPKFLESIQDLYVLDLSDNQIEGVIPKWFNDKLLYKWKHMQFIDLSLNRLQGNIPIPSYGTYYFSVSKNNFTGGISSTICNASFLNMLILSHNNLTGNIPQCFGSFPLLQVLDLQINNFYGSIPGNFSKNNAFETIKLNGNQLKGPVPQSLAHCTKLQVLDLGDNNIEDVFPSRLEALQELQVLSLRNNKFHGTITSLSMKHPFPKLKIFDVSNNKFSGPLPMQYFQEFQGMMTTLNDNTQADSLEYMSTHANTTSVPYNDSVVIIMKGQEREMSRILTIFTTIDLSNNLFEGKIPQILGELNFLKGLNLSHNKISGNIPQTLGNLTSLEWLDLSWNRLKGEIPMSLTNLNFLSVLNLSKNQLEGVIPTGKQFNTFQNDSYRGNPMLCEFPLSKSCGNGEEQAPSVFAEAKESLFGWKSVVVGYACGVVFGTFLGSLFIKTAKPLWLARLICGYT from the coding sequence ATGCGCCACACACTTATACACAAATATAGTTTTCTAAACATAATGATGAGGTGTTATATTCTcttgttgcttcttcttcttcttcataatCCATCTTCCAGTTGCTCATCGGTGTTGCCACTATGCAACCACCATGACAACTCAAACTTGCTCCAATTCAAGAACTCATTTTCCATTAACACTTCATTGTACAAAGGTTGGCCGGGGCTTTCCTCTTGTTACAACAAGATAGCGTCGTGGAAGAATGGTACGGATTGTTGCGAGTGGGATGGTGTCACGTGCGACACTACGTCAGGACACGTGATTGGGCTTGACCTGAGTTGCAGCATGCTCCAAGGCGAGTTTCGTCCCAACAGCACACTCTTCCAACTCACGCATCTTCAACAACTCAACCTTGCCGCCAATGACTTCTCTGACTCTCCAATACATCCCGGAATTGGTGATCTTGTGAGTCTCACGCATCTCAATCTATCATGCTCATCATTTGGCAATCATATTCCCTCCACGATCTCTCGCTTGTCTAAATTACTCTCGCTTGATCTCGCGTCGTGTAATGATGAACTGAGACTTGATGAATCAACATGGAGCAAACTCATTGGTAACACCACTAACTTGGAAGAGCTGATTCTAGATGGCGTAGACATGTCTTCTATCAGAAAAATACCTGATTCCATAGGCCACTTGAATTCTCTTAACCAACTACGGCTACGGAATTGCCAAATTGATGGATTAATTCCTGTGTCTTTTTGGAATCTCACTCAACTAACTCATTTGGAACTTTTAGGAAACAGACTTCATGGTGAAATTCCATCTTTGCTTTCAAACCTCAAACATCTCACCTACTTAGATCTTAGTTCTAACAGTTTCAGTGGTCACATCCCAGATGTGTTCGCCAACCTCACCAAATTAGAAATTTTGTTACTTGGCCTTAACAGTCTAGGAGGCCAGCTGCCACCATCACTTTTTCGTCTATCCCAACTTAATGTTCTAGATTTGTCATCGAATAGCTTAGAAGGCCCAATTCCAAGTAAGGATACTAAACTCTCAAAACTAACGTCCCTAATTTTGTATAATAATTCATTAAATGGGACAATTCCAAATTGGTGTTATTCTTTGCCTTCATTGACATTTCTAGATCTTGGGCATAACCACCTCGTAGGACCGATAGGAGAATTCTCGACTTATTCTATGAATTATTTGGTTTTGTCTAATAATAAACTTCAAGGTAGTTTTCCAAattcaatatttaattttaaaaatcttaccaCTTTGGATTTATCTTCAGCTAATTTGAGTGGTCATATAGATTTTCACCAATTTTCAAAGCTCAAATCTTTAGATTTTCTTGATCTATCTCACAATGCTTTTCTCTCTATTAACCTTGACGACAATGTTGACTATTTTTTACCTAACCTTACTGTAGTAGGTTTATCTTCGTGTAAGATTACAAAATTTCCTAAGTTCCTAGAAAGCATTCAAGATCTATATGTACTAGACCTTTCCGATAACCAAATTGAAGGGGTGATTCCCAAATGGTTTAATGACAAGCTCTTGTACAAATGGAAGCACATGCAGTTCATTGATCTCAGTCTCAACAGGCTGCAAGGAAATATTCCAATTCCATCATATGGCACCTATTATTTTTCAGTTTCAAAGAACAACTTCACAGGAGGCATTTCCTCAACAATATGCAATGCAAGCTTCCTCAATATGCTAATCCTGTCTCACAACAATTTGACTGGCAATATTCCACAATGTTTCGGATCCTTTCCTTTGCTCCAGGTTTTGGATTTGCAAATCAACAACTTTTATGGAAGCATACCTGGAAACTTCTCCAAGAATAATGCTTTTGAGACTATAAAGTTGAATGGAAACCAATTAAAGGGACCAGTACCACAATCGTTGGCTCATTGCACAAAACTGCAAGTTCTAGACCTTGGTGACAATAACATAGAAGATGTATTTCCCAGTCGGCTAGAAGCTCTTCAGGAACTACAGGTACTCAGTTTGCGAAATAACAAATTTCATGGTACCATCACTAGTTTGAGTATGAAGCATCCATTTCCAAAGTTGAAAATTTTTGATGTGTCTAATAACAAATTTAGTGGCCCTTTGCCAATGCAATACTTTCAAGAGTTTCAAGGAATGATGACGACTCTGAATGATAATACTCAAGCTGATAGTTTGGAGTATATGAGCACCCATGCTAATACGACCAGTGTACCATATAATGACTCTGTTGTGATCATTATGAAAGGTCAAGAGAGAGAAATGTCAAGGATATTAACTATTTTCACAACTATAGACTTGTCAAATAACTTGTTTGAAGGAAAAATTCCACAAATTCTAGGAGAATTGAATTTTCTCAAAGGGCTTAACCTTTCTCACAACAAAATCAGTGGTAACATTCCACAAACTTTAGgtaatttgacaagtttagaaTGGTTAGACCTCTCATGGAACCGACTGAAAGGTGAAATACCTATGTCTTTGACAAATTTGAATTTTCTATCTGTCTTGAACCTTTCGAAAAACCAGTTGGAGGGAGTGATACCAACAGGAAAACAGTTCAATACATTTCAAAATGATTCCTACAGAGGAAACCCAATGCTTTGTGAATTCCCTTTGTCAAAGTCATGCGGTAATGGTGAAGAACAAGCACCTTCAGTATTTGCTGAGGCAAAAGAATCATTATTTGGGTGGAAGTCAGTAGTAGTGGGATATGCATGTGGAGTGGTGTTTGGGACCTTCCTTGGAAGCTTGTTTATAAAGACTGCGAAACCCTTGTGGCTTGCCAGACTTATTTGTGGCTATACTTAA